Proteins encoded within one genomic window of Brassica rapa cultivar Chiifu-401-42 chromosome A09, CAAS_Brap_v3.01, whole genome shotgun sequence:
- the LOC103843634 gene encoding vesicle-associated membrane protein 721 has translation MAQQQSLIYSFVARGTVILAEFTDFKGNFTSVAAQCLQKLPSSNNKFTYTCDGHTFNYLVEDGFTYCVVAVDSAGRQIPMAFLERVKEDFSKRYGGGKAATAQANSFNKEFGSKLKEHMQYCMDHPDEISKLAKVKAQVSEVKGVMMENIEKVLDRGEKIELLVDKTENLRSQAQDFRTTGTQMRRKMWLQNMKIKLIVLAIIVALILIIVLSVCHGFKC, from the exons ATGGCGCAACAACAATCCTTGATCTACAGCTTCGTCGCTCGCGGCACGGTGATCCTCGCCGAGTTCACTGATTTCAAAGGCAACTTCACCTCCGTCGCTGCACAGTGCCTCCAGAAGCTCCCCTCTTCCAACAACAAGTTCACCTACACCTGCGACGGCCACACCTTCAACTACCTCGTCGAAGATGGATTCA CGTACTGTGTTGTTGCGGTTGATTCTGCGGGGAGGCAGATTCCTATGGCGTTTTTGGAGAGAGTGAAAGAGGATTTTAGCAAGAGATATGGTGGTGGGAAGGCTGCTACTGCTCAGGCTAACAGCTTCAATAAAGAGTTTGG CTCTAAGCTGAAAGAGCACATGCAGTATTGTATGGATCATCCTGATGAGATTAGCAAGCTTGCTAAGGTTAAGGCTCAAGTCTCTGAAGTTAAGGGTGTTATGATGGAGAACATCGAGAAG GTTCTTGACCGTGGTGAGAAAATTGAGCTTCTGGTGGACAAAACCGAGAACCTTCGCTCTCAG GCACAAGACTTCAGAACAACGGGGACACAGATGAGAAGAAAGATGTGGCTTCAGAACATGAAGATTAAACTCATAGTTCTCGCCATCATCGTCGCACTGATTCTCATAATCGTGCTCTCAGTTTGCCATGGCTTCAAGTGTTAA
- the LOC103843638 gene encoding NADH dehydrogenase [ubiquinone] 1 alpha subcomplex subunit 13-B has translation MTEAMIRKKPGMASVKDMPLLQDGPPPGGFAPVRYARRISNTGPSAMAIFLTVSGAFAWGMYQVGQGNKIRRALKEEKYAARRAILPILQAEEDERFVSEWKKYLDYEADVMKDVPGWKVGENVYNSGRWMPPATGELRPDVW, from the exons ATGACGGAGGCGATGATAAGGAAGAAGCCAGGGATGGCGAGTGTGAAGGATATGCCGCTGCTCCAGGATGGTCCGCCACCGGGTGGGTTTGCACCGGTCCGATATGCTCGCCGGATATCCAATACGGGTCCTAGCGCCATGGCCATTTTCCTAACCGTTTCGGGTGCATTTGCTTGGGGAATGTATCAGGTCGGCCAGGGTAACAAAATCCGCAG GGCGTTGAAGGAAGAGAAGTATGCTGCTCGTAGAGCTATACTTCCCATTCTTCAagctgaagaagatgaaag GTTTGTGTCTGAGTGGAAAAAGTATTTAGACTACGAGGCTGATGTAATGAAGGATGTTCCGGGATGGAAAGTTGGCGAGAACGTTTACAATTCTGGTCGTTGGATGCCACCGGCTACTGGTGAACTCCGTCCTGATGTTTGGTGA
- the LOC103843632 gene encoding high mobility group B protein 15-like, which translates to MVSKGMAASSSCLKQGSVPMDNIRITPEATYEAVVADPKLFMGSLERLHSQLSTKFMVPIIGGRDLDLHKLFVEVTSRGGINKILHERRWKEVTATFVFPPTATNASYVLRKYYFSLLNNYEQIYFFRSNSHIPPDSLHTPSGAPGLMQGGAMRPPQELQGLAFTPQPRINPGGVLNGADVFGVVDGKFEDGYLVTVTMGSEQLKGVLYQLVPENTVAAHQSHHGGFTNAWNNNGPYPQGVVTGGVAKRRRRRKKSEIKRRDPAHPKPNRSGYNFFFAEQHARLKPLHPGKDREISRMIGELWNKLNEQERLVYQGKAMEDKERYRTEMEDYRERLRTGQLISNAVPLQQRLPEQNVEIAEADVPIEEEEEDDEGDSSGVSGESELHSDAEMEEPSLAPSGVNLNPNPSEIVVAPKEKASDVVVMETSPVKKAEEATVVVAAERN; encoded by the exons ATGGTCAGCAAAG GGATGGCAGCATCAAGCTCTTGTCTTAAGCAAGGGTCAGTTCCTATGGACAATATTCGCATTACACCTGAAGCAACGTATGAAGCTGTGGTTGCTGACCCTAAGCTCTTCATGGGTTCATTGGAAAGGCTACACTCTCAGTTGAGTACTAAGTTCAT GGTTCCCATCATAGGAGGGAGAGATTTGGACTTGCACAAGCTTTTTGTTGAGGTAACCTCTCGTGGTGGAATCAATAAG ATACTTCATGAAAGGAGATGGAAAGAAGTGACTGCAACATTTGTCTTTCCACCAACAGCTACAAACGCATCATATGTCCTGCGCAAATACTACTTCTCCCTCCTTAACAACTATGAGCAAATCTATTTCTTCAGATCCAACAGCCACATTCCTCCAG ACTCTCTCCATACCCCATCTGGTGCACCAGGGCTTATGCAGGGGGGAGCCATGAGACCTCCACAAGAGCTTCAAGGTTTAGCCTTTACACCACAACCAAGAATCAACCCTGGAG GAGTTTTAAATGGTGCTGATGTGTTTGGAGTTGTGGATGGGAAATTCGAAGACGGTTACCTTGTAACTGTGACAATGGGATCAGAGCAGCTCAAAGGAGTTCTCTATCAGCTTGTTCCAGAGAACACAGTCGCTGCTCATCAGAGTCATCACGGTGGCTTCACCAACGCTTGGAACAACAATGGTCCTTACCCTCAGGGGGTTGTTACTGGAGGAGTGGCGAAGCGCCGCAGGAGAAGGAAGAAGTCAGAGATCAAGAGGCGTGATCCTGCTCATCCGAAGCCTAACAGAAGCGGTTATAACTTCTTTTTCGCCGAGCAGCACGCAAGGCTGAAGCCGCTGCATCCCGGTAAAGATAGGGAGATCAGCAGGATGATTGGTGAGCTCTGGAACAAGCTCAATGAGCAAGAGAGATTGGTGTACCAAGGGAAGGCGATGGAGGACAAAGAGAGGTACAGAACTGAGATGGAAGACTACAGAGAGAGGCTTAGGACAGGACAGCTTATAAGCAATGCTGTTCCGTTGCAGCAGAGGCTTCCTGAGCAGAATGTAGAGATTGCTGAAGCTGATGTTccgatagaagaagaagaagaggacgaCGAAGGGGATTCAAGCGGTGTCTCAGGGGAAAGCGAGCTACATTCTGATGCTGAGATGGAGGAGCCATCTCTTGCTCCTTCAGGTGTGAACCTTAACCCTAATCCGAGTGAGATAGTGGTGGCTCCTAAGGAGAAAGCGAGTGATGTTGTTGTGATGGAAACGTCTCCGGTGAAGAAAGCTGAAGAGGCGACTGTGGTGGTGGCTGCTGAGCGGAACTGA
- the LOC103843633 gene encoding ubiquitin carboxyl-terminal hydrolase 2, whose product MGKKAKKKAQTKENLNQTKNLSEQPGEVAEEAVKEKQACVHLDKGLNLDKVLEKIKSSQVIKCHECKEGAKAKGSNKGKHKAIWVCLECGCYVCGGVGLPTLPQSHVLKHIRSTRHRLVIQWENPQLRWCFPCNSLLPNGEKKDALLEVVKLMKERSLNSLAPSSSDDAEGSGSITSDIKLESAAVEARDGYVVRGLVNLGNTCFFNSIMQNLLSLDQLRCHFLKDDVSGVGLPLASSLRKLFAEMKPEAGLKSVVNPRAFFATFCAKAPQFRGYDQHDSHELLRCLLDLLSTEESAWRKRRGGVCDDDEKATSATLVESVFGGETSSIVSCIECGHSSKIYEPFLDLSLPVPFKKTPPKKQQALSRAKKGKLPPKRVSKNVSKVSKVSKVVLPTKAMSEPSSPGKAVVATADSDNGAVSETPSVITLDNKETSESVAQSDTVFDSFWLDVIAPETFGDETNLDMEDSVSDKTPTPEANTSVSLSDQTSEGNAERLIQDSDEFAKADEKDVQATQSDECTAASAISAEINQDSCIGLDPGLGESSSSVNPWDEEEVPLMVADSQVLYMPYKENISYNEGEASSSSFVSGDHQEPDNNDFVGLGGLFDEPEVTEGPVFGPPCKPEASSGAVGFTAFSSESDPEEIDDSDSPVSVERCLAHFTKPEILSDDNAWNCENCSKNLKLQRLREKRKSTSNGWVSENEDGVSGETDVKQDPSDSGREAMSSNDSESEGEEDSKKVIIVKRDATKRVLLNKVPPVLTIHLKRFSQDLRGRLSKLNGHVAFKEVIDLRHYMDTRCSGEDPPVYRLAGLVEHSGTMRGGHYVAYVRGGGGGKKVKESGASSSSSVWYHVSDAHVRQVSLDKVLHSEAYILFYERIV is encoded by the exons ATGGGGAAGAAAGCTAAGAAGAAAGCTCAAACTAAGGAGAATCTGAATCAGACCAAGAATCTCTCCGAACAGCCTGGTGAAGTAGCTGAGGAGGCAGTTAAGGAGAAGCAAGCTTGTGTGCATTTAGACAAGGGTCTAAATTTAGACAAAGTCTTGGAGAAGATCAAGTCTTCTCAGGTGATCAAGTGTCATGAATGCAAGGAAGGGGCGAAAGCAAAGGGTAGTAATAAGGGGAAACATAAAGCTATTTGGGTTTGTTTGGAATGTGGCTGTTATGTCTGTGGAGGTGTTGGCTTGCCAACTTTACCGCAGAGTCATGTCCTCAAGCATATCAGATCGACACGTCACCGTTTGGTGATTCAATGGGAGAATCCTCAGTTACGATGGTGCTTCCCCTGCAACTCGCTTCTCCCTAACGGTGAGAAGAAAGATGCGTTGTTGGAGGTTGTTAAACTGATGAAAGAACGGTCTTTAAACAGTTTAGCTCCTTCTTCGTCTGATGATGCTGAAGGAAGTGGAAGTATCACTAGTGACATCAAATTAGAAAGTGCTGCTGTAGAAGCAAGAGATGGTTATGTTGTGAGAGGTTTAGTTAACCTTGGGAACACGTGTTTCTTTAACTCTATAATGCAGAATCTtctctctttggatcagttacGATGCCACTTCTTGAAGGATGATGTGTCTGGTGTTGGTCTGCCTCTTGCTTCTTCTTTAAGGAAACTATTCGCTGAGATGAAGCCAGAGGCGGGTTTAAAGAGTGTGGTAAACCCTAGAGCGTTTTTTGCGACGTTCTGCGCTAAGGCGCCGCAGTTTAGGGGATATGACCAGCATGATAGCCACGAGCTGCTGCGGTGTTTGCTGGATTTGTTGAGCACGGAAGAATCTGCCTGGAGGAAGAGGCGTGGTGGTGtttgtgatgatgatgagaaggCTACTAGTGCTACTCTCGTGGAGTCTGTGTTTGGAGGCGAGACTTCGAGTATTGTTTCTTGTATTGAGTGTGGGCATTCCTCAAAAATCTATGAGCCGTTTTTGGATCTTTCTTTGCCTGTACCGTTTAAGAAAACTCCTCCTAAGAAGCAGCAAGCCCTTTCCCGAGCAAAGAAAGGTAAGCTTCCGCCAAAGAGAGTCTCTAAGAATGTGTCAAAGGTGAGTAAAGTTTCAAAAGTCGTCCTCCCAACTAAGGCTATGTCGGAACCGAGCTCTCCTGGAAAAGCTGTGGTTGCCACAGCTGATTCGGACAATGGTGCGGTCTCAGAGACTCCTTCGGTTATAACCCTTGACAATAAGGAGACATCAGAGAGTGTAGCTCAAAGTGATACTGTTTTTGATAGCTTCTGGTTGGACGTCATTGCACCAGAAACCTTTGGAGATGAGACAAATCTTGATATGGAAGATAGcgttagtgataaaaccccaaCACCTGAGGCCAATACTTCAGTTTCATTGAGTGATCAGACTTCTGAAGGTAACGCAGAGAGACTGATACAAGATAGTGACGAGTTTGCAAAGGCAGATGAAAAAGATGTACAAGCGACGCAGTCTGATGAATGCACAGCTGCAAGCGCTATTTCTGCTGAGATCAATCAAGATAGTTGCATTGGTTTGGATCCTGGTTTAGGGGAAAGTTCTTCCTCGGTGAATCCTTGGGATGAGGAAGAGGTTCCGTTGATGGTTGCAGATTCGCAAGTCCTCTACATGCCATACAAAGAAAACATATCCTATAATGAGGGTGaggcttcttcatcttcatttgTTAGTGGTGATCATCAAGAACCAGACAACAACGATTTTGTTGGTTTAGGCGGTTTATTCGATGAGCCTGAGGTTACCGAAGGGCCTGTTTTTGGACCTCCTTGCAAGCCTGAAGCTTCTTCGGGAGCTGTTGGTTTTACGGCGTTCAGCAGCGAGTCTGATCCTGAAGAAATCGATGATTCGGATTCACCGGTGTCTGTAGAGAGGTGTCTAGCTCATTTCACTAAGCCTGAGATTTTGTCTGACGACAATGCTTGGAATTGCGAGAATTGTTCAAAGAACCTGAAACTCCAACGGTTGAGGGAAAAACGTAAATCCACCAGCAACGGGTGGGTGAGTGAAAATGAAGATGGAGTTTCGGGAGAAACCGATGTGAAGCAAGATCCAAGTGATAGTGGAAGAGAAGCTATGAGTTCTAATGACAGTGAATCCGAAGGCGAAGAAGATTCAAAGAAAGTGATAATAGTGAAAAGAGATGCAACTAAAAGAGTACTTCTAAACAAAGTTCCACCTGTCTTAACCATTCATCTAAAGCGATTCAGCCAAGACCTGCGTGGTAGGCTAAGTAAGTTAAATGGTCATGTTGCTTTCAAAGAAGTCATCGATCTTCGACACTATATGGACACAAG GTGTAGTGGAGAAGACCCGCCGGTTTATAGATTGGCTGGATTGGTGGAGCATTCAGGGACAATGAGAGGAGGTCACTATGTGGCGTATgttagaggaggaggaggaggtaaGAAAGTTAAAGAGAGTggcgcctcctcctcctcaagtGTGTGGTATCACGTAAGCGATGCACATGTCCGTCAGGTTTCTTTGGACAAGGTTCTGCATTCAGAAGCGTACATCTTGTTCTACGAACGGATCGTCTGA
- the LOC103843636 gene encoding uncharacterized protein LOC103843636: MHSLMLSSKLAEVLIYSGKTVRSFPLCRAFVSASPRPLQGKEEVEQCKNVKEAADAVKDGAKQVKETTEYIQDVASTASGRVSKMTKDVTEKVTETTDSVTEKAKGSVSGVVATVKNATDIINNKTGGD, encoded by the exons ATGCATTCGttgatgctctcttcaaaaCTGGCCGAAGTTCTGATCTACAGTGGAAAAACGGTAAGGAGTTTTCCACTCTGTAGGGCATTCGTCTCCGCGTCACCAAGGCCCTTGCAA GGAAAAGAAGAGGTAGAGCAATGCAAAAATGTGAAAGAAGCAGCAGATGCAGTGAAGGACGGAGCGAAGCAAGTGAAGGAAACCACCGAGTATATCCAAGATGTCGCTTCCACTGCGTCTGGCCGG GTAAGTAAGATGACAAAAGATGTGACGGAAAAGGTTACCGAAACGACGGATTCAGTCACTGAAAAGGCTAAAGGATCTGTATCTGGAGTCGTGGCCACAGTCAAAAATGCTACTGATATCATTAATAACAAGACTGGTGGCGATTAG
- the LOC103843635 gene encoding probable pectate lyase 1: protein MVVLPTWILAMICLLFFVGAMDNSTHDKISSLSRSVEIEWNKHAVTNPDEVADEVIALAEMSVRNHTERRKLGYFTCGTGNPIDDCWRCDRNWHKNRKRLADCGIGFGRNAIGGRDGRFYVVTDPRDDNPVNPRPGTLRHAVTQDRPLWIVFKRDMVIQLKQELIVNSFKTIDGRGANVHIANGGCITIQYVTNVIVHGLHIHDCRPTGNAMVRSSETHFGWRTMADGDAISIFGSSHVWIDHNSLSHCADGLVDAIMGSTAITISNNHMTHHNEVMLLGHSDSYTRDKAMQVTIAYNHFGVGLIQRMPRCRHGYFHVVNNDYTHWEMYAIGGSANPTINSQGNRYAAPKNPFAKEVTKRVNTPTGHWKGWNWRTEGDLLQNGAYFTASGVAASGSYARASSLAAKSSSLVDTITSDAGALPCRRGRQCTS from the exons ATGGTGGTTCTTCCGACATGGATTTTAGCTATGATATGTCTACTCTTCTTCGTGGGAGCAATGGACAACAGTACACACGACAAGATCTCATCTCTATCCAG ATCGGTCGAAATCGAATGGAACAAGCATGCAGTGACGAATCCGGATGAAGTAGCTGACGAAGTTATCGCCTTGGCTGAAAT GAGTGTAAGAAACCATACCGAGAGGAGGAAGCTAGGTTACTTTACTTGCGGAACAGGCAACCCAATCGACGATTGCTGGCGATGCGATCGCAACTGGCACAAGAACCGCAAACGCCTAGCGGACTGTGGTATCGGATTTGGAAGAAACGCGATTGGCGGTCGCGACGGGCGTTTCTACGTAGTCACTGACCCAAGAGACGACAACCCGGTTAACCCTAGACCGGGAACATTACGTCACGCCGTGACCCAAGACCGACCACTATGGATCGTCTTTAAACGTGACATGGTGATTCAGTTAAAACAAGAGCTAATCGTTAACAGCTTCAAAACGATCGACGGACGCGGCGCAAACGTTCACATCGCTAACGGCGGTTGCATCACGATTCAGTACGTGACGAACGTCATCGTGCATGGATTGCATATTCATGATTGTAGACCGACGGGTAACGCTATGGTTAGAAGCTCAGAGACGCACTTTGGGTGGAGAACGATGGCTGATGGTGATGCCATTTCCATCTTTGGTTCGAGTCATGTTTGGATTGATCACAACTCGTTGTCTCATTGCGCTGATGGGCTTGTGGATGCTATCATGGGCTCCACCGCGATTACGATCTCTAACAACCACATGACTCACCACAACGAGGTTATGTTGCTCGGACATAGTGATTCTTACACGAGGGACAAGGCTATGCAAGTTACCATTGCTTATAACCATTTTGGAGTCGGACTTATTCAAAGAATGCCAag GTGTCGGCATGGGTACTTCCATGTCGTGAACAACGACTATACTCACTGGGAAATGTATGCGATCGGTGGAAGTGCAAACCCAACAATCAACAGTCAAGGAAACCGCTACGCCGCCCCGAAAAATCCTTTTGCTAAAGAG gTAACGAAGAGAGTGAACACACCTACGGGTCATTGGAAAGGATGGAACTGGAGAACCGAAGGAGATTTGCTTCAGAACGGAGCTTACTTCACTGCTTCAGGAGTCGCTGCATCTGGTAGCTACGCACGTGCCTCTAGCCTCGCCGCTAAATCTTCTTCATTGGTCGATACAATTACTTCTGACGCCGGAGCTCTACCATGTCGCCGAGGACGTCAATGTACCTCATAG
- the LOC103843637 gene encoding glycine-rich protein 23-like has protein sequence MSRVLSVVCVFFALTVVHARARQVPGEFDEGKTTTHDDTTTTLVHASAADQAPPKSLGDKKCIGGVAGVGGFAGVGGYAGVGGLGLPLIGGLGGIGKYGGIGGAAGIGGFHGIGGGLGGVGGGLGGLGGVGGGIGKAGGIGGVGGLGGAGGGLGGVGGGIGKAGGIGGVGGLGGTGGGIGGVGGGGIGKGGGIGGVGGIGGGHGVVGGVGGGILPHP, from the coding sequence atgTCAAGAGTTTTGTCAGTCGTTTGTGTCTTCTTTGCTCTGACTGTCGTCCATGCACGTGCTCGTCAAGTGCCGGGTGAGTTTGATGAGGGCAAGACGACGACACATGACGATACAACCACAACGCTCGTGCATGCAAGTGCCGCTGATCAGGCACCACCAAAAAGCCTCGGTGACAAAAAATGCATCGGAGGCGTAGCAGGAGTCGGCGGATTCGCGGGAGTTGGTGGTTACGCCGGCGTGGGAGGTCTAGGTCTGCCACTCATTGGAGGTCTTGGCGGTATTGGTAAATACGGTGGCATAGGCGGTGCAGCTGGAATCGGTGGTTTCCATGGCATAGGCGGTGGTCTAGGCGGTGTAGGAGGCGGTCTAGGCGGCCTTGGTGGAGTCGGTGGTGGGATCGGTAAAGCAGGAGGTATCGGTGGTGTTGGCGGTCTAGGCGGAGCTGGGGGTGGTTTAGGTGGAGTTGGTGGTGGAATTGGTAAAGCTGGTGGTATTGGCGGTGTTGGCGGTCTAGGCGGAACCGGGGGTGGTATAGGTGGAGTCGGTGGTGGTGGTATCGGTAAGGGAGGCGGTATTGGCGGTGTTGGTGGCATTGGCGGTGGACACGGCGTCGTTGGTGGCGTTGGCGGTGGGATACTTCCACATCCTTGA